The following proteins come from a genomic window of Mycolicibacterium rufum:
- a CDS encoding GNAT family N-acetyltransferase — protein MTDQDAAVQRKVIADAMVAALERRHEVLDAVVASEDYDAAIEALADLLDTSADAAEAVLRLSFDRLTRVSRRRIAAELDTLTSQLASPAPAEQMPGSARRLRLRPFSPDTDRDIFAERTRDMRSAGDGTDAPPGDLGDEIRDAVGRVAAEEAAWLVAEVGAAKVGMVFGELSSGEVDVRIWIHPEHRKRGYGTAALRTSRSEMAAYFPAAPLVVRTPAAGA, from the coding sequence ATGACCGACCAGGATGCGGCGGTGCAGCGCAAGGTCATCGCCGACGCGATGGTGGCCGCGCTGGAACGCCGGCACGAGGTCCTCGACGCCGTCGTCGCCTCCGAGGACTACGACGCGGCGATCGAGGCGCTCGCCGATCTGCTCGACACGTCGGCCGACGCGGCCGAAGCGGTGCTGCGGCTGTCCTTCGACCGGCTGACCCGGGTGTCGCGGCGCCGGATCGCCGCCGAGCTGGACACTCTGACCAGCCAGCTCGCCAGCCCGGCACCGGCCGAGCAGATGCCGGGCTCGGCCCGCCGACTCCGGCTGCGCCCGTTCAGCCCGGACACCGACCGCGACATCTTCGCCGAGCGCACCCGCGACATGCGTTCGGCCGGCGACGGCACCGACGCACCGCCCGGCGACCTGGGCGACGAGATCCGCGACGCCGTCGGCCGGGTCGCCGCCGAGGAGGCGGCGTGGCTGGTCGCCGAGGTGGGCGCCGCCAAGGTGGGCATGGTGTTCGGCGAACTGTCCAGCGGCGAGGTCGACGTGCGCATCTGGATCCATCCCGAGCACCGCAAGCGGGGTTACGGCACGGCCGCGCTGCGCACGTCCCGCTCGGAGATGGCCGCCTACTTCCCGGCCGCGCCCCTGGTGGTGCGCACCCCCGCCGCAGGCGCGTAG
- a CDS encoding GNAT family N-acetyltransferase: MSAPPLFRLVDERRVSVVRDIRDMTAVRQVLDDDPVASCMVASRVAEHGIEPSAIGGELWTRRRASESLCYAGANLIPLRGGASDLNAFADKAMSTSRRCSSLVGRAELVLPMWQRLEPVWGPARDVRAHQPLMALGTAPACSVDPAVRQVRMEELDAYLVAAIDMFIGEVGIDPRIGDGGRGYRRRVAGLIAAGRAWARFDRGQVVFKAEIGSQSPAVGQIQGVWVHPDFRGRGMGTAGTATVAAAVVGSGRIASLYVNSFNTVARATYARIGFTEIASFATVLLD; encoded by the coding sequence ATGTCGGCTCCTCCGCTTTTTCGCCTCGTTGACGAGCGAAGGGTGTCGGTGGTGCGCGACATCCGCGACATGACCGCCGTCCGCCAGGTTCTCGACGACGATCCGGTGGCCTCCTGCATGGTCGCCTCCCGCGTCGCCGAACACGGCATCGAGCCGTCCGCGATCGGCGGCGAACTGTGGACGCGCCGGCGCGCCAGCGAATCCCTCTGCTACGCCGGGGCCAATCTGATCCCGTTGCGCGGCGGCGCAAGCGACCTGAATGCGTTCGCCGACAAGGCGATGAGCACGTCGCGCCGGTGCTCGTCGCTGGTGGGCCGCGCCGAGCTCGTGCTGCCGATGTGGCAGCGGCTCGAGCCGGTCTGGGGGCCGGCCCGCGACGTGCGCGCGCACCAACCGCTGATGGCGCTCGGCACCGCACCCGCGTGTTCCGTCGACCCCGCGGTCCGGCAGGTGCGGATGGAGGAACTCGACGCCTACCTCGTCGCCGCCATCGACATGTTCATCGGGGAGGTCGGCATCGACCCCCGCATCGGCGACGGCGGCCGGGGCTACCGCCGCCGGGTCGCCGGGCTGATCGCGGCCGGCCGGGCGTGGGCCCGGTTCGACCGCGGCCAGGTGGTGTTCAAGGCCGAGATCGGGTCGCAGTCGCCGGCCGTCGGTCAGATCCAGGGCGTGTGGGTGCACCCCGACTTCCGGGGGCGGGGCATGGGCACCGCGGGCACCGCCACCGTCGCCGCCGCGGTCGTGGGCAGCGGCCGCATCGCGAGCCTCTACGTCAACAGCTTCAACACCGTCGCCCGCGCCACGTACGCACGCATCGGGTTCACCGAGATCGCCTCGTTCGCCACGGTGCTGCTCGACTGA
- the ispG gene encoding flavodoxin-dependent (E)-4-hydroxy-3-methylbut-2-enyl-diphosphate synthase, translating into MTSIGLGMPAAPAPVLAPRRTTRQLMVRDVGVGSDHPISVQSMCTTKTHDINATLQQIAELTASGCDIVRVACPRQEDADALPAIAKKSKIPVIADIHFQPKYIFAAIDAGCAAVRVNPGNIKEFDGRVAEVAKAAGDAGIPIRIGVNAGSLDKRFLQKYGKATPEALVESALWEASLFEEHGFGNIKISVKHNDPVVMVEAYQQLAAQCDYPLHLGVTEAGPAFQGTIKSAVAFGALLSQGIGDTIRVSLSAPPVEEVKVGNQILESLNLRPRGLEIVSCPSCGRAQVDVYTLANEVTAGLEGMDVPLRVAVMGCVVNGPGEAREADLGVASGNGKGQIFVKGEVIKTVPEAQIVETLIEEAMRLAEAMDTAPGSEDASGSPVVTVS; encoded by the coding sequence ATGACCTCTATCGGTTTAGGAATGCCGGCCGCTCCGGCGCCCGTCCTGGCCCCGCGCCGCACGACCCGCCAGTTGATGGTGCGTGACGTCGGTGTCGGCAGTGACCACCCCATCTCGGTGCAGTCGATGTGCACCACCAAGACCCACGACATCAACGCGACGCTGCAGCAGATCGCCGAGCTGACCGCGTCGGGCTGCGACATCGTCCGGGTGGCCTGCCCGCGCCAGGAGGACGCCGACGCGCTGCCCGCCATCGCCAAGAAGTCGAAGATCCCGGTGATCGCCGACATCCACTTCCAGCCCAAGTACATCTTCGCCGCGATCGACGCGGGCTGTGCCGCGGTGCGCGTGAACCCGGGCAACATCAAGGAATTCGACGGCCGGGTCGCCGAGGTCGCCAAGGCCGCCGGCGACGCCGGGATCCCGATCCGCATCGGCGTCAACGCCGGATCGCTGGACAAGCGGTTCCTGCAGAAATACGGCAAGGCGACGCCGGAGGCGCTCGTCGAGTCCGCGCTCTGGGAGGCATCGCTGTTCGAGGAGCACGGTTTCGGCAACATCAAGATCAGCGTCAAGCACAACGACCCCGTCGTGATGGTCGAGGCCTACCAGCAGCTCGCCGCGCAGTGCGACTATCCGCTGCACCTCGGCGTCACCGAGGCCGGGCCCGCCTTCCAGGGCACCATCAAGTCGGCGGTCGCGTTCGGCGCGCTGCTGTCCCAGGGCATCGGCGACACCATCCGCGTCTCGCTCTCGGCGCCTCCGGTCGAGGAGGTCAAGGTCGGCAACCAGATCCTGGAGTCGCTGAACCTGCGGCCCCGCGGCCTGGAGATCGTGTCGTGCCCGTCGTGCGGGCGCGCGCAGGTCGACGTCTACACCCTGGCCAACGAGGTCACCGCCGGCCTCGAGGGCATGGACGTGCCGCTGCGGGTGGCGGTGATGGGATGTGTGGTCAACGGACCTGGCGAGGCGCGCGAAGCCGACCTCGGGGTGGCCTCCGGCAACGGCAAGGGCCAGATCTTCGTCAAGGGCGAGGTCATCAAGACCGTGCCCGAGGCCCAGATCGTCGAGACGCTCATCGAGGAGGCCATGCGGTTGGCCGAAGCGATGGACACCGCGCCAGGTTCCGAGGATGCCAGCGGTTCACCGGTTGTCACCGTAAGCTGA
- a CDS encoding M50 family metallopeptidase, protein MMFAIGIVLFALAILLSVALHECGHMWVARATGMKVRRYFVGFGPTVWSTYRRNRLGSTEYGVKAVPLGGFCDIAGMTSVEELDPEDRPYAMYRQKTWKRVAVLAAGPGMNFVIGLVLVYAIAIIWGLPNLHQPTNAMVGDTSCVKDEVTQGTLGECVTASPAAAAGIRAGDVVVRVGDTPVANFDEMSSAVRKLNGPTPITVQRDEDGQTREFVTTVNVTPSQRYVAGTDGAAPAPANVGTIGVTAASFGPTQYNPLSAVPATFAFTGDLAVELGKSLAKIPTKVGALVQSIGGGERDPETPISVVGASIIGGDTVEAGLWVAFWFFLAQLNFVLGAVNLVPLLPFDGGHIAIAVYEKLRNLFRSARGKVAAAPVNYLKLMPATYVVLVLVVGYMLLTVTADLVNPIRLFQ, encoded by the coding sequence ATGATGTTCGCGATCGGCATCGTGCTCTTCGCACTCGCCATCCTGCTGTCGGTGGCGCTGCACGAGTGCGGCCACATGTGGGTCGCCCGCGCGACCGGGATGAAGGTGCGCCGCTACTTCGTCGGGTTCGGCCCCACCGTGTGGTCGACCTACCGGCGCAACCGGCTCGGCTCGACGGAGTACGGCGTCAAGGCCGTCCCGCTCGGCGGCTTCTGCGACATCGCGGGCATGACGTCGGTCGAGGAACTCGACCCCGAGGACCGGCCGTACGCGATGTACCGGCAGAAGACGTGGAAGCGGGTCGCGGTGTTGGCCGCCGGGCCCGGCATGAATTTCGTCATCGGCCTGGTGCTCGTCTACGCGATCGCGATCATCTGGGGCCTGCCCAACCTGCACCAGCCCACCAACGCGATGGTCGGCGACACGTCGTGCGTCAAAGACGAAGTGACGCAAGGCACCCTGGGCGAGTGCGTGACGGCCAGCCCAGCCGCGGCCGCCGGCATCCGCGCCGGTGACGTCGTGGTGCGGGTCGGCGACACCCCGGTGGCGAACTTCGACGAGATGTCCTCGGCCGTGCGCAAACTCAACGGTCCGACCCCGATCACCGTGCAACGCGACGAGGACGGCCAGACCCGTGAGTTCGTCACGACGGTGAACGTCACCCCGAGCCAGCGCTACGTCGCAGGCACCGACGGCGCCGCGCCTGCGCCGGCCAACGTCGGCACCATCGGCGTCACCGCGGCCAGCTTCGGCCCCACGCAGTACAACCCGCTCTCCGCGGTGCCCGCCACGTTCGCGTTCACCGGCGACCTCGCGGTCGAGCTCGGCAAGTCGCTGGCCAAGATCCCCACCAAGGTCGGCGCGCTGGTGCAGTCCATCGGCGGCGGGGAACGCGATCCGGAGACCCCGATCAGCGTGGTCGGCGCCAGCATCATCGGCGGCGACACCGTCGAGGCGGGGCTGTGGGTGGCCTTCTGGTTCTTCCTCGCCCAGCTGAACTTCGTGCTGGGCGCGGTCAATCTGGTCCCGCTGTTGCCGTTCGACGGCGGGCACATCGCGATCGCGGTGTACGAGAAACTGCGCAATCTGTTCCGGTCCGCGCGCGGCAAGGTCGCCGCCGCCCCGGTGAACTATCTCAAGCTGATGCCGGCCACCTACGTGGTGCTGGTGTTGGTGGTCGGCTACATGCTGCTGACCGTGACCGCCGACCTGGTCAACCCGATCAGGTTGTTCCAATAG
- the dxr gene encoding 1-deoxy-D-xylulose-5-phosphate reductoisomerase — protein sequence MTRRVLILGSTGSIGTQALEVIAANPDEFEVVGLAAGGGNTDLLAAQRAQTGVTTIAVADPRAAEILGDVPYAGPDAVTRLVTETEADVVLNALVGALGLQPTLAALATGARLALANKESLVAGGPLVVKAAAPGQIVPVDSEHSALAQCLRGGTADEVAALVLTASGGPFRGWTAEQLEHVTPEQAGAHPTWDMGPMNTLNSASLVNKGLELIETHLLFGVDYDRIQVVVHPQSIVHSMVTFTDGSTLAQASPPDMKLPIALALGWPARVAGAASACDFTTASSWDFEPLDDEVFPAVRLAREAGVGGGCLTAVYNAANEEAAAAFLAGRIRFPAIVRTVEHVLRAADQWAAEPATVDDVLDAQDWARDRARRAVEHEFAGTRD from the coding sequence GTGACGCGACGCGTACTGATCCTCGGCAGCACGGGGTCGATCGGCACCCAGGCCCTCGAGGTGATCGCGGCCAACCCCGACGAGTTCGAGGTCGTGGGTCTCGCCGCCGGCGGCGGCAACACCGACCTGCTCGCCGCGCAGCGCGCCCAGACCGGCGTCACCACCATCGCCGTCGCCGACCCGCGCGCCGCCGAGATCCTCGGCGACGTCCCCTACGCAGGCCCCGACGCGGTCACCCGGCTGGTGACCGAGACCGAGGCCGACGTGGTGCTCAACGCCCTGGTCGGCGCACTGGGGCTGCAGCCGACGCTGGCCGCGCTGGCCACCGGCGCGCGGCTGGCGCTGGCCAACAAGGAGTCGCTGGTCGCCGGCGGGCCGCTGGTGGTGAAGGCGGCCGCGCCCGGCCAGATCGTGCCGGTGGACTCCGAGCACTCCGCGCTGGCGCAGTGTCTGCGCGGTGGCACCGCCGACGAGGTCGCGGCGCTGGTGCTCACCGCGTCGGGCGGGCCGTTCCGCGGGTGGACCGCCGAGCAGCTCGAGCACGTCACCCCCGAGCAGGCGGGCGCCCACCCGACCTGGGACATGGGTCCGATGAACACCCTGAACTCGGCGTCGCTGGTGAACAAGGGACTGGAACTGATCGAGACGCACCTGCTGTTCGGGGTCGACTACGACCGCATCCAGGTGGTCGTCCACCCGCAGTCGATCGTGCACTCGATGGTCACGTTCACCGACGGATCGACGCTGGCCCAGGCCAGCCCGCCCGATATGAAGCTGCCCATCGCGCTGGCGCTGGGCTGGCCGGCGCGGGTCGCCGGGGCCGCGTCGGCCTGCGACTTCACCACGGCATCGAGCTGGGACTTCGAACCCCTCGACGACGAGGTGTTTCCCGCGGTCAGGCTGGCGCGCGAAGCGGGCGTGGGCGGTGGCTGCCTCACCGCGGTGTACAACGCGGCCAACGAGGAGGCCGCCGCGGCGTTCCTGGCGGGCCGCATCCGGTTCCCCGCGATCGTGCGCACCGTCGAGCACGTGCTGCGCGCTGCTGACCAGTGGGCCGCCGAACCAGCTACCGTGGATGACGTACTCGACGCGCAGGACTGGGCCCGTGACCGTGCCCGGCGCGCCGTCGAACACGAATTCGCAGGTACCAGGGACTAG
- a CDS encoding fasciclin domain-containing protein: MIIVHRKSVAAASLAAVAMFGAAACSSEEASSTASSATSAASSAVESATGTSSAPSSPTSAAADPAANLVGSGCAAYAEQVPSGPGSVAGMSTAPVTEAAANNPMLKTLTQALSGQLNPNVNLVDTLNGGEFTVFAPTDDAFAKIDPATIETLKTDSNLLTSILTYHVVPGQAAPDAVAGEHKTVQGANLTVTGAGNDLKVNDAGLVCGGVKTANATVYMIDTVLMPPAA, from the coding sequence ATGATCATCGTTCACCGCAAGTCCGTCGCCGCCGCCAGCCTCGCCGCTGTGGCGATGTTCGGAGCCGCCGCGTGTTCCAGCGAAGAGGCGTCCAGCACGGCCTCGTCGGCGACCAGTGCGGCCTCGTCGGCCGTCGAATCGGCGACCGGCACGTCGTCTGCTCCGTCCTCGCCGACCAGCGCCGCGGCCGATCCCGCTGCCAACCTCGTCGGATCGGGGTGCGCCGCCTACGCCGAGCAGGTCCCCTCGGGCCCGGGCTCCGTGGCCGGGATGTCGACCGCTCCGGTGACCGAGGCCGCGGCGAACAACCCGATGCTCAAGACGCTGACCCAGGCGCTTTCGGGCCAGCTCAACCCGAACGTCAACCTCGTCGACACGCTCAACGGCGGTGAGTTCACCGTGTTCGCCCCGACCGACGACGCGTTCGCCAAGATCGACCCCGCGACCATCGAGACGCTGAAGACCGACTCCAACCTGCTGACCAGCATCCTGACCTACCACGTGGTGCCCGGCCAGGCCGCGCCGGACGCGGTCGCCGGCGAGCACAAGACCGTGCAGGGCGCGAACCTGACGGTGACCGGCGCCGGCAACGACCTGAAGGTCAACGACGCCGGACTGGTCTGCGGCGGCGTGAAGACCGCCAACGCCACGGTGTACATGATCGACACCGTCCTGATGCCCCCGGCCGCCTGA
- a CDS encoding fasciclin domain-containing protein, with product MMENARRVAGIGFAAATAAGMILATAPIAGAQPVGPGCAAYAAEVPTGPGSVQGMSMAPVAEAASNNPLLKTLTAAVSGQLNPQVNLVDTLNGGEFTIFAPTDEAFAKIDPATIEKLKTDAPLLTNILTYHVVPGQADPTKVVGTHKTVQGADLTVTGTPDHLTVNNASVVCGGVKTANATVYLIDTVLMPPAA from the coding sequence ATGATGGAGAACGCACGACGAGTAGCCGGCATCGGCTTCGCCGCGGCCACCGCCGCCGGCATGATCCTGGCCACCGCACCGATCGCGGGCGCACAGCCCGTGGGCCCCGGGTGCGCGGCCTACGCGGCAGAGGTGCCCACCGGACCCGGTTCGGTACAGGGCATGTCGATGGCGCCGGTCGCCGAGGCCGCGTCGAACAACCCGCTGCTCAAGACGCTCACCGCCGCGGTCTCGGGCCAGCTCAACCCGCAGGTCAACCTCGTCGACACGCTCAACGGCGGTGAATTCACCATCTTCGCCCCGACCGACGAGGCGTTCGCCAAGATCGACCCGGCGACCATCGAGAAGCTCAAGACCGATGCCCCGCTGCTGACGAACATCCTGACCTACCACGTCGTTCCGGGACAGGCTGATCCGACGAAGGTCGTCGGCACCCACAAGACGGTGCAGGGCGCCGACCTGACGGTGACGGGCACGCCCGATCACCTGACGGTGAACAACGCCTCGGTGGTGTGCGGTGGCGTGAAGACCGCCAACGCGACCGTGTACCTGATCGACACGGTGCTGATGCCGCCGGCCGCCTGA
- a CDS encoding cryptochrome/photolyase family protein, protein MTAVMWFRRDLRLADLPALLAAAGDDGADGEVLGCYVLDPRLEASAGPRRLRYLYDALRDLQEQLDGRLLITRGDPASRIPALAKAVDAHAVHVSGDFTPFGRRRDDQVREALGDIELVATGSPYLVSPGRVTKPDGSPYKVFTPFFSAWRKHGWRPPAESGPTSARWIDPSSVKGAKGAKVVEIPDVDVELEVPAGERAARRQWKQFLDGGVRGYADDRNRPDLAATSKMSAHLKFGAIHPRTMAADLGRGTGATAYLRELGFRDFYASVLHAWPRSVWWNFNSAFDAIEVDEGDDAEKAFEAWKAGKTGFPIVDAGMRQLATTGFMHNRVRMIVASFLVKDLHLPWQWGARWFLDQLVDGDMANNQHGWQWAAGCGTDAAPYFRVFNPTTQGTKFDPSGDYIRRWVPELADVPDVHKLDGDRPADYPKPIVDHGHERAEALRRYNALG, encoded by the coding sequence ATGACCGCCGTGATGTGGTTCCGCCGCGACCTCCGTCTCGCCGACCTGCCCGCCCTGCTGGCCGCGGCCGGCGACGACGGCGCCGACGGCGAGGTGCTCGGCTGTTACGTGCTCGACCCCCGACTCGAGGCCTCTGCGGGACCGCGCCGGTTGCGCTATCTGTACGACGCGCTGCGGGATCTGCAGGAGCAACTCGACGGCCGGCTGCTGATCACCCGCGGCGACCCGGCGTCGCGAATCCCCGCGTTGGCCAAGGCCGTCGACGCACACGCCGTGCACGTGTCCGGCGACTTCACCCCGTTCGGCCGCCGGCGCGACGACCAGGTGCGCGAAGCTCTCGGCGACATCGAGCTCGTCGCGACCGGCTCCCCGTACCTGGTCTCCCCCGGCCGGGTCACCAAGCCCGACGGCAGCCCGTACAAGGTGTTCACCCCGTTCTTCTCCGCGTGGCGCAAGCACGGCTGGCGCCCGCCGGCCGAATCCGGACCGACATCCGCCCGCTGGATCGACCCCTCGTCGGTGAAGGGCGCCAAGGGCGCCAAAGTCGTCGAGATCCCCGACGTGGACGTCGAACTCGAGGTGCCCGCCGGCGAGCGGGCGGCGCGCCGGCAGTGGAAGCAGTTCCTCGACGGCGGGGTGCGCGGATACGCCGATGACCGCAACCGCCCGGATCTGGCTGCCACGAGCAAGATGTCGGCGCACCTGAAGTTCGGCGCGATCCACCCCCGCACGATGGCCGCCGACCTCGGCCGTGGCACGGGCGCGACCGCGTACCTGCGCGAGTTGGGGTTCCGGGACTTCTACGCCTCGGTGCTCCACGCGTGGCCGCGCAGCGTGTGGTGGAACTTCAACAGCGCGTTCGACGCCATCGAGGTCGACGAGGGCGACGACGCCGAGAAGGCGTTCGAGGCGTGGAAGGCCGGCAAGACGGGCTTTCCCATCGTCGACGCGGGGATGCGCCAGCTCGCGACGACGGGGTTCATGCACAACCGGGTGCGGATGATCGTGGCCTCGTTCCTCGTCAAAGATCTGCATCTGCCGTGGCAGTGGGGCGCCCGCTGGTTCCTCGACCAGCTCGTCGACGGCGACATGGCCAACAACCAGCACGGCTGGCAGTGGGCCGCGGGGTGCGGCACCGACGCCGCGCCCTATTTCCGGGTGTTCAATCCCACGACCCAGGGCACCAAGTTCGATCCGTCGGGCGACTACATCAGGCGCTGGGTGCCCGAACTCGCCGACGTGCCCGACGTCCACAAACTCGACGGCGACCGGCCCGCGGACTACCCGAAGCCGATCGTCGACCACGGCCACGAACGCGCCGAGGCGCTGCGCCGCTACAACGCCCTGGGCTGA